The proteins below are encoded in one region of Chryseobacterium wanjuense:
- a CDS encoding RagB/SusD family nutrient uptake outer membrane protein, which yields MKKLKYLSFAFITALSLISCENDLETAPTNQANEAEVFKTAESAETVINGTWAKFNDDGTTYANIGYSTVLRTSDAMGSDVAVLTNKYGFPGAYAFTDLVNNTGSRPLFIWSLLYSTINNMNNVLARIDSVEGSQEKKNQVKGQAKALRAFCYFNLASFYQFSYLKDKDALTAPIYTEPTTTSSVGKKKASLEEIYTLIKSDLTDADNLLQNYSRNNKDKIDRSVVNGLLARVYLNTGDWTKAIVSAKIARNGYALMTAEKYKEGFNDISNGEWIWGHGQTQEQSGESYAFHFLDVSSSGSYYYSFMADPYFKDLFDTNDIRYSLFSWDGNPGREGLLRYAKFKFKANLIADIVYMRAAEMYLIEAEAEARNGNITNAVTVLNQLKSARNANQYSGSLAQNDVIKEVLIERRKELFGEGFSLSDIIRTQGTVVRKPYTNANGQPIQVQITTPDGIVKNVNGRGHTIFAFPDQSAFVANSRYYLFSIPQKEVENNPNL from the coding sequence ATGAAAAAATTAAAATATTTATCTTTTGCATTCATCACAGCATTGTCTTTAATCAGTTGTGAAAATGATCTGGAAACTGCTCCGACCAACCAGGCAAACGAAGCGGAAGTTTTTAAAACAGCTGAAAGTGCGGAAACAGTAATCAACGGAACGTGGGCTAAATTTAATGATGACGGAACAACTTACGCAAACATCGGATATTCAACGGTGTTGAGAACAAGCGATGCAATGGGAAGTGACGTGGCGGTTTTGACCAATAAATATGGTTTTCCGGGAGCTTACGCCTTTACAGATTTGGTGAATAACACGGGAAGCCGGCCACTTTTCATCTGGAGCCTGCTGTATTCTACCATTAATAACATGAATAATGTGTTGGCAAGAATTGATAGTGTTGAAGGAAGTCAGGAGAAAAAAAATCAGGTGAAAGGTCAGGCAAAAGCTTTGAGAGCATTTTGTTATTTTAATCTGGCGAGTTTTTACCAGTTCAGTTATTTGAAAGATAAAGATGCATTGACGGCCCCGATTTACACAGAACCAACCACGACAAGCTCAGTTGGAAAGAAAAAGGCAAGTCTTGAAGAAATTTATACTTTAATTAAAAGTGATCTGACAGATGCAGACAATTTACTTCAAAATTATTCAAGAAATAATAAAGATAAAATCGACAGATCGGTTGTAAACGGTTTATTAGCAAGAGTTTATTTGAATACAGGAGACTGGACAAAAGCTATCGTTTCCGCAAAAATTGCAAGAAACGGCTATGCTTTAATGACCGCTGAAAAATACAAAGAAGGTTTCAACGATATCAGCAACGGAGAATGGATTTGGGGGCACGGACAAACGCAGGAACAGTCGGGTGAAAGCTATGCCTTCCACTTTTTGGATGTTTCGTCTTCGGGAAGTTATTATTACAGCTTCATGGCAGATCCTTATTTCAAAGATTTGTTTGATACCAATGATATCCGTTATTCCCTGTTTTCATGGGATGGAAACCCAGGAAGGGAAGGGCTTTTGAGATATGCTAAGTTTAAATTTAAGGCCAATTTAATTGCCGATATCGTTTACATGAGAGCTGCGGAAATGTATTTAATCGAAGCCGAAGCGGAAGCCAGAAATGGGAATATTACAAATGCGGTAACGGTTTTAAATCAATTGAAATCTGCAAGAAATGCCAATCAATATTCAGGTTCTTTAGCCCAAAATGATGTGATTAAAGAAGTTTTAATTGAAAGAAGAAAGGAATTGTTCGGGGAAGGATTTTCGTTATCAGATATCATCCGAACGCAGGGAACGGTCGTAAGAAAGCCTTACACCAATGCAAACGGACAACCGATTCAGGTGCAGATTACGACTCCGGATGGTATTGTGAAAAACGTTAACGGAAGAGGGCACACTATTTTTGCTTTCCCGGATCAGTCGGCTTTTGTAGCGAACAGCAGATATTATTTGTTCTCGATTCCGCAGAAGGAGGTGGAGAATAACCCGAATTTATAG
- a CDS encoding SCO family protein yields MSKNKKTNNTKSKVIIPIVIIALLFVGIGVGMGYFKKNLYTVMKVPDFELTDQNNKKITNKDMLGKVYLVEFFFSRCPTICPVMNTNMRAIEDEINSPDFGIISISIDPKNDTPQLLKEHAKKIGAKSPNWHFLTGNRDYIGKIADQFNIYVGDKEDEGESLNHSGMIALVDKDGNIRCRYNKDNMPILYYSGLNYEDQEGKSPKLTGKYHPDREILIEDIKKLLK; encoded by the coding sequence ATGTCCAAAAATAAAAAAACCAACAATACAAAGAGTAAAGTGATCATTCCCATTGTGATTATCGCTTTGCTTTTCGTCGGAATCGGTGTCGGAATGGGATATTTTAAAAAGAATTTGTACACCGTCATGAAAGTTCCGGATTTTGAACTGACCGATCAAAACAACAAAAAAATCACCAATAAAGATATGCTCGGAAAAGTCTATCTGGTCGAGTTTTTCTTCAGCAGATGCCCGACGATTTGTCCTGTGATGAATACCAATATGAGGGCGATCGAAGATGAAATCAACAGTCCGGATTTTGGCATTATTTCCATCAGCATTGACCCTAAAAATGACACACCGCAATTATTAAAAGAACATGCTAAAAAAATCGGCGCTAAGTCTCCAAACTGGCATTTTCTGACAGGAAACAGAGATTATATCGGAAAAATTGCAGATCAGTTTAATATCTATGTTGGCGATAAAGAAGATGAAGGCGAAAGTCTCAACCACAGCGGAATGATCGCCCTTGTTGACAAAGACGGAAACATCCGTTGCAGATACAACAAAGACAATATGCCGATTCTGTATTACTCTGGATTGAATTATGAAGATCAGGAAGGAAAATCTCCAAAACTGACCGGAAAATACCATCCTGACAGAGAAATATTAATTGAAGACATCAAAAAATTATTAAAATAA
- a CDS encoding CusA/CzcA family heavy metal efflux RND transporter encodes MLDKIIKFSIKNKIVIGIMTLLLIIWGVWSATKLSIDAVPDITNNQVQIITVCPTLAGQEVEQLVTFPIEQSIATVPDIEETRSISRFGLSVITVVFKDKVDVYFARQLINERLKQAEENIPKGIGTPELAPVSTGLGEVYQYILHPKKGSEKKYNAKDLRTMQDWIVARQLNGTEGVAEVNSFGGELKQYEVAVNPDRLKAMGVSVSDIFLALEKNNQNTGGAYIDKKPNAYFIRGIGLATSLEDVKNIAVKNSGVVPIFIKDVADVRFGHATRYGAMTYNGQTDAVGGVVMMLKGANSNDVVNRIKEKIPTIQKSLPEDIVIEAFLDRTDLVDRAIGTVEKNLIEGALIVIFVLVLFLGNFRAGLIVASAIPLSLLFALGMMNVFGVSANLMSLGAIDFGLIVDGAVIIVEATLHHLGLRKSIQKLTQSEMDEEVFLSASKIRGSAAFGEIIILIVYIPILTLAGIEGKMFSPMAKTVGFAILGALILSLTYIPMMCALFLSKKISHKENFSDKLMNRLQKIYQPLLQKAITIKYFIVGITVILFSISVLIFTRMGGEFIPQLQEGDFAFHCILPQGSSLSQSIETSMQASRIIKQFDEVKMVVGKTGSAEVPTDPMPPEASDLIIVLKPQNEWKSKKSYTELSEEMLEKLEIIPGVFFEANQPIQMRFNELMTGIRQDVAVKIFGENMDSLSVYADKVSKVIQNVEGATSPQVERVGGLPQINVTYDRTRIANYGLNVEDVNDVLSTAFAGKTAGQIFENERRFDLVVRLDSVYRTDIDDVSNLIIPTKTGTQVPLSQIANIEYKLGPAQISREAGKRRIVIGFNVKGRDIESVVKDIQQKLEKEVKLPSGYYFTYGGQFENLKEASQRLTIAVPVSLLLIFMLLYFTFHSFKQAALIFTAIPMSAIGGIFALLLRGMPFSISAGVGFIALFGVAVLNGIVLIGTFNQLEKEGISDVLKRVIEGTKTRLRPVLMTATVASFGFLPMAVSTSAGAEVQKPLATVVIGGLISATFLTLFVLPMLYIIFNSKINLKNKFSGKPLTIVVLIGFLCLSQNVEAQNSSEISLQEAIEMMQKNNPLIKSKELNIQSSEALKPTAKELPKLDFNAQLGQYNSPKFDQSFAISQSIPFPTLFKARKELIQEEIKSKKLEKQLTENELIKQIRSYFYQIEYLQYNQAKLQYLDSLYGDFIRIATVRFKVGDIKKIEINTAETQKGEINLLFQQNKVYLNNAYKNLKVLLNIDEEISVPFSQNYEPLKIENLLDHATVANHPSIQIFKQNMEVLEKNKNVEKAQGLPDFSIGYTNQSLIGFHTLNGQEKYFGAGDRFNSVTVGVAIPLTFGATKARIKSLELQKQMEESNAKFQQQQLDAQLKNSLNQYQQDVQQYQYYLNQAVPNAQRIVKAAQLGYKTGEISYVEYLFALQTATDIELKYLQSIQQVNQTVVNINSLINQ; translated from the coding sequence TTGTTAGATAAAATCATAAAATTCAGTATTAAAAACAAAATCGTTATCGGTATAATGACTTTGTTGCTTATCATTTGGGGAGTCTGGAGTGCCACGAAACTCTCCATTGATGCGGTTCCTGATATCACCAACAATCAGGTACAGATTATCACAGTTTGCCCGACATTAGCCGGACAGGAAGTGGAGCAGCTGGTAACTTTTCCCATCGAGCAAAGTATCGCCACCGTTCCGGATATTGAAGAAACAAGGAGCATTTCACGCTTCGGATTGTCAGTGATTACGGTAGTTTTCAAAGATAAAGTTGATGTTTATTTTGCCCGCCAGTTAATCAATGAAAGATTAAAACAAGCCGAAGAAAATATCCCGAAAGGAATCGGAACTCCGGAATTAGCACCTGTCAGTACAGGTCTTGGAGAAGTTTATCAATATATTTTACACCCTAAAAAAGGGAGCGAAAAAAAATACAATGCGAAAGATCTCCGCACCATGCAGGACTGGATTGTCGCAAGACAATTAAACGGAACAGAAGGCGTTGCTGAGGTCAATAGCTTTGGAGGAGAGCTGAAACAATACGAAGTTGCCGTAAATCCTGACCGGCTGAAAGCAATGGGAGTGAGTGTTTCCGATATTTTTTTAGCGCTCGAAAAAAACAATCAGAATACAGGTGGAGCTTACATAGATAAAAAACCGAATGCCTATTTCATTCGTGGAATTGGCTTGGCGACTTCCCTGGAAGATGTGAAAAATATTGCGGTAAAAAATAGCGGAGTTGTTCCGATTTTTATTAAAGATGTCGCTGACGTCCGTTTTGGGCATGCAACGCGATACGGAGCCATGACGTACAACGGACAAACCGATGCGGTGGGTGGAGTGGTAATGATGCTAAAAGGAGCCAACAGCAACGATGTTGTCAATAGAATCAAAGAAAAAATCCCGACCATTCAGAAATCTCTTCCCGAAGATATTGTCATTGAAGCGTTTTTAGACAGAACAGATTTGGTCGATCGCGCCATTGGAACGGTGGAGAAGAATTTAATTGAAGGAGCGCTGATCGTTATCTTCGTTTTAGTCTTATTTCTAGGTAATTTCAGAGCAGGTCTCATCGTGGCGTCAGCAATTCCTTTATCGCTTTTATTTGCCTTAGGAATGATGAATGTTTTTGGAGTGAGTGCCAATTTAATGAGTCTCGGAGCCATCGATTTTGGATTAATTGTCGACGGAGCCGTTATTATTGTGGAAGCAACTTTGCATCATTTAGGCTTAAGAAAATCAATACAGAAGCTTACACAAAGTGAAATGGACGAAGAAGTCTTCTTATCGGCTTCAAAAATCCGGGGGAGTGCGGCATTTGGCGAAATTATTATTTTAATTGTCTACATTCCGATTCTTACATTAGCTGGAATCGAAGGTAAAATGTTTTCTCCTATGGCTAAAACAGTAGGTTTTGCCATTCTCGGAGCATTGATACTTTCCCTGACTTACATTCCGATGATGTGTGCGCTTTTTCTTTCTAAAAAGATTTCGCATAAAGAAAATTTTTCAGATAAATTGATGAACAGGCTTCAGAAAATATATCAGCCGTTATTGCAGAAAGCCATTACAATTAAATATTTCATTGTCGGAATTACCGTTATTTTATTCTCGATTTCAGTATTAATTTTCACTAGAATGGGTGGTGAATTTATTCCTCAGCTGCAGGAGGGGGATTTCGCATTCCACTGTATTTTACCGCAGGGAAGCTCATTAAGCCAAAGTATTGAAACTTCGATGCAGGCTTCCAGGATTATTAAACAGTTTGATGAGGTGAAAATGGTCGTTGGAAAAACAGGTTCTGCGGAAGTTCCTACTGACCCAATGCCGCCGGAAGCATCGGATTTAATTATTGTTTTAAAACCTCAAAACGAATGGAAATCTAAAAAATCTTACACGGAATTATCCGAAGAAATGCTGGAAAAACTGGAGATAATTCCCGGAGTTTTTTTTGAAGCCAATCAGCCGATCCAGATGAGGTTTAATGAATTAATGACAGGAATCCGGCAGGATGTAGCCGTGAAAATTTTTGGTGAAAATATGGATTCGTTGTCTGTATATGCCGATAAAGTAAGCAAAGTGATTCAAAATGTTGAAGGTGCAACTTCTCCACAGGTTGAGAGGGTCGGCGGATTACCCCAAATCAATGTAACCTACGATCGAACAAGAATTGCCAATTACGGTTTGAATGTAGAAGATGTGAATGATGTCCTGAGCACAGCTTTTGCCGGGAAAACAGCAGGACAGATTTTTGAAAATGAAAGGCGCTTTGACTTAGTGGTAAGGCTTGACAGTGTGTATAGAACAGATATTGATGATGTAAGCAATCTGATCATTCCTACCAAAACGGGAACTCAGGTGCCGTTGTCACAAATTGCTAATATTGAATATAAACTAGGCCCCGCTCAAATCAGCCGTGAAGCAGGAAAACGCAGGATCGTGATCGGTTTTAATGTGAAAGGCAGAGATATTGAAAGCGTAGTGAAAGATATTCAGCAAAAATTGGAAAAAGAAGTAAAACTTCCATCCGGGTATTATTTTACTTATGGCGGACAGTTTGAAAATTTAAAAGAAGCCAGTCAGCGGTTGACGATCGCAGTTCCTGTATCGCTTTTGTTGATTTTTATGTTGCTGTATTTTACCTTTCATTCGTTTAAACAGGCTGCTTTAATATTCACTGCGATTCCAATGAGCGCAATTGGTGGAATTTTTGCGCTTTTATTGAGAGGAATGCCCTTCAGTATCAGTGCGGGAGTAGGATTCATCGCATTGTTCGGAGTTGCGGTGCTGAACGGAATTGTATTAATCGGAACTTTTAACCAATTGGAAAAAGAAGGCATTTCCGATGTGTTGAAAAGAGTGATTGAAGGAACAAAAACCAGGCTTCGACCGGTTTTAATGACTGCAACAGTGGCGTCTTTCGGGTTTTTACCGATGGCAGTGAGCACAAGCGCCGGTGCGGAGGTTCAGAAACCTTTGGCAACGGTAGTTATCGGTGGTTTGATTTCGGCGACTTTCCTTACATTATTTGTATTGCCAATGTTGTATATTATTTTTAATTCTAAAATTAATTTAAAAAATAAATTTTCCGGAAAACCTTTAACAATCGTTGTTTTAATAGGCTTTTTATGTTTAAGTCAAAATGTTGAAGCGCAAAATTCAAGTGAGATTTCTTTGCAGGAAGCAATAGAGATGATGCAGAAAAATAATCCTTTAATAAAATCAAAAGAATTAAATATTCAGTCATCAGAAGCCTTGAAACCAACCGCCAAAGAACTTCCAAAATTGGATTTCAATGCGCAGTTGGGACAATACAACAGCCCGAAATTCGATCAGTCGTTTGCGATTTCTCAAAGTATTCCGTTTCCAACTTTATTTAAAGCCAGAAAAGAATTGATTCAGGAAGAAATTAAAAGTAAAAAACTGGAAAAGCAATTAACGGAAAATGAGCTCATCAAACAAATTCGAAGTTATTTTTATCAGATTGAATATCTGCAGTATAATCAAGCCAAACTTCAATATCTGGACAGTTTGTATGGTGATTTTATAAGAATTGCAACGGTAAGATTCAAAGTCGGAGATATCAAAAAAATTGAAATCAATACAGCGGAAACTCAGAAAGGGGAAATCAATTTATTGTTTCAGCAAAATAAAGTGTATTTGAATAATGCCTATAAAAATTTAAAGGTTTTATTAAATATTGATGAAGAAATTTCTGTTCCGTTTTCTCAGAATTATGAACCTTTAAAAATTGAAAATCTTTTAGACCATGCAACCGTTGCCAATCACCCTTCCATTCAGATTTTTAAACAAAATATGGAAGTGCTGGAAAAAAATAAAAATGTTGAAAAAGCACAAGGTTTACCGGATTTCAGTATTGGATATACAAATCAATCGTTGATAGGATTTCACACACTGAACGGCCAGGAAAAATACTTCGGAGCCGGAGACAGGTTCAATTCTGTAACCGTGGGAGTCGCAATTCCTCTGACTTTTGGGGCAACCAAAGCAAGAATTAAATCGTTGGAATTGCAAAAACAGATGGAGGAAAGCAATGCGAAGTTTCAACAGCAGCAACTGGATGCTCAACTAAAAAATTCGTTGAATCAGTATCAGCAGGATGTCCAGCAATACCAATATTATCTGAATCAGGCAGTTCCTAATGCTCAAAGAATTGTAAAAGCGGCTCAGTTGGGCTATAAAACTGGTGAGATTTCTTATGTAGAATACCTTTTTGCTTTACAGACCGCTACGGATATTGAGCTTAAATATCTACAGTCAATTCAACAGGTAAACCAAACCGTTGTCAACATCAACTCTTTAATTAATCAATAA
- a CDS encoding YHS domain-containing protein, whose protein sequence is MKSKIILTAFLSISLMACAQETPKVKHKKNTSSKSNTKKIKFANAEDPICHMPTEPDMKDTAVYKNKTYGFCSAGCKDEFKKNPEKYVQK, encoded by the coding sequence ATGAAATCTAAAATCATTTTGACAGCATTTCTGTCTATATCATTAATGGCCTGTGCTCAGGAAACTCCTAAAGTAAAGCATAAAAAAAATACATCTTCAAAATCAAATACAAAAAAAATAAAATTTGCCAACGCAGAAGATCCGATCTGCCATATGCCGACGGAACCGGATATGAAAGACACAGCGGTGTATAAAAATAAAACTTACGGTTTTTGCAGTGCTGGTTGTAAAGATGAATTCAAAAAAAATCCTGAAAAATATGTCCAAAAATAA
- a CDS encoding DUF6660 family protein, producing MSLFRFILALYFMVLTVMPCNDVHQQSGSSKTEQFSNIEESHSKDKGDICSPLCICNCCQITVTAFKIEPLIAFPEQIQFYFSKKILFQKNNFAYQVYDHIWQPPKI from the coding sequence ATGAGCCTGTTCAGATTCATTTTAGCGCTATATTTCATGGTATTAACTGTAATGCCTTGCAATGACGTGCATCAACAGTCGGGTTCATCAAAAACAGAACAGTTTTCCAATATTGAAGAATCTCATTCTAAAGATAAAGGAGATATCTGCTCGCCGCTTTGTATTTGCAATTGCTGTCAGATTACAGTTACGGCTTTTAAAATAGAGCCTTTAATTGCATTCCCCGAACAGATTCAATTTTATTTTTCAAAAAAAATTCTTTTCCAGAAGAACAATTTTGCCTACCAGGTTTACGACCACATCTGGCAGCCTCCTAAGATTTAA
- a CDS encoding Fur family transcriptional regulator, producing the protein MKKDIENKLIDKNTKPTSMRILVYDFLSSQEAALSLSEIENHFENADRTTIYRTLKTFEEKGIVHSIQENTTTKYKLCHDGCDEKTHKDWHLHFYCKICKQTTCKEDISFPENIQTNFRIDEIRLFAKGICESCLESLQ; encoded by the coding sequence ATGAAAAAAGATATTGAAAATAAATTAATAGATAAAAATACCAAACCTACAAGCATGAGGATTTTGGTGTATGATTTTTTGAGCTCTCAGGAAGCGGCTTTGTCTTTGTCTGAGATTGAAAATCATTTTGAAAATGCAGACCGGACGACTATTTATAGAACATTGAAAACTTTTGAAGAAAAAGGAATTGTTCATAGCATTCAGGAAAATACGACAACAAAATATAAGCTTTGCCACGATGGTTGCGACGAAAAAACGCACAAAGACTGGCATCTTCATTTCTACTGTAAAATCTGCAAACAGACGACCTGTAAAGAAGATATTTCCTTTCCTGAAAATATTCAGACCAATTTCAGGATTGATGAGATAAGGCTTTTTGCTAAAGGAATTTGTGAGAGTTGTCTGGAAAGTTTGCAATAG
- a CDS encoding heavy metal translocating P-type ATPase, protein MEECCSTKPKKEHDHNHEGHDHDHSHEIGDKSTFQMFLPAIISFALLLIGIALDYYIKPDWFTGWIRLVWYLIAYIPVGLPVLKEAYESIVHGDVFSEFFLMGIATVGAFAIGEYPEGVAVMLFYSVGEVFQGMAVTRAKRNIKSLLDQRPDEVTIIKDGKPETIKAEKVNIGEIIQLKSGDKLGLDGELLSETASFNTAALTGESKPDTKTKGETVLAGMINLNTISQVKVTTAYKDSKLSKILELVQNATAQKAPTELFIRKFAKVYTPIVVFLAVGITLLPYFFVEDYQFRDWLYRALIFLVISCPCALVISIPLGYFGGIGAGSRNGILFKGSNFLDVLANIQNVVMDKTGTMTEGVFKVQEVDFKSEFDKNEILKFVNALESKSSHPVATAIHEYVGEIDHSIQLENVEEIGGHGLKAIINGKELLVGNFKLLDKFNINYDIKPENIVYTLIAVAYDKKFVGYLTIADSIKPDAQLTIKKLKSLKVKTTMLSGDKTSVVKYVADQLGIQNAYGDLLPEDKVNKVKEIKAKNQTVAFVGDGVNDAPVIALSDVGIAMGGLGSDATIETADVVIQDDMPSKIPMAINIGKQTKKIVWQNIILAFAVKAVVLILGAGGLATMWEAVFADVGVALLAILNAIRIQKMKF, encoded by the coding sequence ATGGAAGAATGCTGCAGTACAAAACCGAAAAAAGAACACGATCACAATCATGAAGGTCATGACCACGACCATTCTCATGAAATCGGGGACAAATCGACATTTCAGATGTTTCTTCCCGCGATCATTTCTTTTGCGTTATTATTAATAGGAATCGCTTTAGATTATTATATAAAACCCGATTGGTTTACCGGCTGGATTCGTCTGGTTTGGTATTTAATCGCTTACATTCCGGTTGGATTGCCGGTTTTGAAGGAAGCTTATGAAAGTATCGTTCATGGCGATGTTTTTTCAGAATTTTTCTTGATGGGAATCGCGACTGTCGGTGCTTTTGCCATCGGAGAATATCCGGAAGGTGTTGCCGTAATGCTTTTTTATTCTGTTGGCGAGGTTTTTCAGGGAATGGCGGTGACGAGGGCAAAAAGGAATATCAAATCTTTGCTCGACCAACGTCCCGATGAGGTTACGATTATTAAGGACGGAAAACCAGAGACCATAAAAGCTGAGAAAGTAAATATTGGTGAGATTATTCAATTAAAATCCGGAGACAAGCTGGGTTTAGATGGTGAATTATTGTCTGAAACTGCTTCGTTCAATACAGCTGCACTCACCGGTGAAAGCAAGCCCGACACCAAAACAAAGGGTGAAACAGTCTTAGCGGGGATGATCAATCTGAATACAATAAGTCAGGTGAAGGTCACGACAGCATACAAAGACAGTAAATTGAGTAAAATTCTCGAACTGGTTCAAAATGCAACGGCTCAAAAGGCCCCTACAGAACTTTTTATTAGAAAATTTGCAAAAGTTTACACCCCGATTGTCGTATTTCTGGCGGTAGGAATTACTTTGTTGCCCTACTTTTTCGTTGAAGATTATCAGTTCAGGGATTGGCTGTACAGAGCTTTGATTTTCCTGGTAATTTCTTGTCCGTGTGCATTGGTGATTTCTATTCCGCTGGGATATTTTGGTGGAATCGGAGCGGGAAGCCGAAACGGTATTTTATTTAAAGGAAGTAATTTTTTGGATGTTCTAGCGAATATTCAAAACGTGGTAATGGATAAAACCGGAACCATGACGGAAGGTGTTTTCAAAGTGCAGGAAGTAGATTTTAAATCAGAATTTGATAAGAATGAAATATTAAAATTCGTTAATGCTTTAGAAAGCAAAAGCTCGCATCCCGTGGCAACCGCAATCCATGAATATGTAGGAGAAATTGATCACTCCATCCAATTGGAAAATGTTGAAGAAATTGGAGGGCATGGTTTAAAAGCGATTATTAATGGGAAAGAATTATTGGTGGGAAATTTTAAATTGCTGGATAAATTCAACATCAATTATGATATTAAACCTGAAAATATTGTCTATACTTTAATTGCCGTTGCTTACGATAAAAAGTTTGTCGGGTATCTCACTATTGCCGATTCTATCAAGCCTGATGCACAATTGACAATTAAAAAATTAAAATCATTAAAAGTTAAAACCACAATGCTGAGCGGTGACAAAACATCTGTGGTAAAATACGTTGCCGATCAGTTGGGAATTCAAAATGCTTACGGAGACTTACTTCCCGAAGATAAAGTAAATAAGGTCAAAGAAATTAAAGCTAAAAATCAAACTGTCGCTTTTGTCGGAGATGGTGTAAATGATGCTCCCGTTATCGCGTTAAGTGATGTCGGAATTGCCATGGGCGGACTTGGAAGTGATGCCACCATTGAAACGGCAGATGTGGTCATTCAGGATGATATGCCGAGCAAAATCCCAATGGCGATCAATATTGGCAAACAAACTAAAAAAATAGTTTGGCAGAATATTATTCTCGCATTTGCAGTGAAGGCTGTTGTTTTGATTCTCGGAGCAGGAGGTTTAGCAACCATGTGGGAGGCTGTTTTTGCTGATGTCGGTGTAGCTTTACTCGCTATTTTAAATGCTATCAGAATCCAGAAAATGAAGTTTTAA
- a CDS encoding efflux RND transporter periplasmic adaptor subunit, with protein sequence MKLKLNIIILILLSIFLASCNKSEKAQEANEKTEEHSENENSTTASLTEDQMNAVGISLGQIEMKELTATIKANGALSVPNNNKANATSLYGGVIKTLNVQVGDFVKKGQVIATIANPEFIQLQEEYLTAGSRITFAEQEYRRQRELFDNDAGAKKNLQNAEAELKTLRTKRASLQRQIQMMGINPGSVSNRNLKSGLVVTAPISGTISNILLQIGSYIDVSSPVAEIVDNSSLHLDLQVFEKDLPSIKVGQKIHFTLTNNPVEEYDAEVYSIGTAFENQSKTIPIHCKVKGNKNGLIDGMNTTAVVSLNNQLMPAVPNTAITSADGKDYIFIVIAPKEEEHTDGKTQEKHNEKTTNFERVEVVKGTSEMGYTAITPVKSIPEGAKIATKGAFFINAKLTNSGEHEH encoded by the coding sequence ATGAAGTTAAAATTAAATATCATCATACTTATTCTTCTGTCAATTTTTCTAGCAAGCTGTAATAAAAGTGAAAAAGCGCAAGAAGCTAACGAGAAAACAGAAGAGCATTCAGAAAATGAAAACTCCACCACAGCTTCATTAACAGAAGACCAAATGAATGCCGTGGGAATATCGCTCGGACAAATCGAAATGAAGGAGCTTACCGCTACCATCAAAGCCAACGGGGCGCTCAGTGTTCCTAATAACAATAAGGCTAATGCGACTTCTCTGTATGGTGGTGTCATTAAAACATTGAATGTGCAGGTCGGAGATTTTGTGAAAAAAGGCCAGGTAATTGCTACAATCGCCAATCCGGAATTTATCCAGTTGCAGGAAGAATATCTGACGGCAGGAAGCAGAATTACTTTCGCCGAACAGGAATACAGAAGACAGCGCGAACTTTTTGACAATGACGCCGGAGCGAAAAAAAATCTACAAAATGCTGAAGCGGAGTTAAAAACATTACGAACTAAAAGAGCTTCTCTTCAAAGGCAGATTCAGATGATGGGAATCAATCCGGGAAGTGTTTCGAACAGGAATTTGAAATCCGGACTGGTTGTAACTGCGCCAATCAGCGGAACGATCAGTAATATTTTGCTGCAGATCGGAAGTTATATCGATGTTTCGTCGCCTGTTGCGGAAATTGTCGACAATAGCTCATTACATCTGGATTTACAGGTTTTTGAGAAAGATTTACCTTCGATAAAAGTAGGACAGAAAATTCATTTTACACTGACGAATAATCCTGTGGAAGAGTATGATGCGGAAGTTTACAGTATCGGAACCGCTTTTGAAAATCAAAGCAAAACCATTCCGATTCACTGTAAAGTAAAAGGAAACAAAAATGGGTTGATTGACGGCATGAATACCACTGCTGTTGTAAGTTTAAATAATCAATTAATGCCTGCAGTTCCCAATACGGCAATAACCAGTGCAGACGGAAAAGATTATATTTTTATTGTGATTGCTCCAAAAGAAGAAGAACATACAGATGGGAAAACTCAAGAAAAACACAACGAAAAAACCACTAACTTTGAGAGGGTTGAGGTTGTAAAAGGAACTTCCGAGATGGGATATACCGCGATCACTCCCGTGAAATCTATTCCTGAAGGAGCAAAAATTGCCACAAAAGGAGCGTTTTTTATTAATGCAAAGCTGACGAACTCAGGAGAACATGAACATTAA